CGTCGTGGTGGAGGGGGCAGGGGGGCTGTTCGTCCCGGTGGATTCGAAGCGCGACGTGGTGGACCTCATCCAGACCTTCCGCCTGCCCGTGGTGCTGGTGGCGCGCGCGGGGCTGGGCACGCTCAACCACGTGGCGCTGTCGCTGGAGGCGCTGGCGGCGCGCAAGGTGTCCGTGCGAGCGGTGGTGTTGTCGCGCGGGGTGCCCGGACGTGACCTGGCGGAGCGGGACAACCGGCGCTACCTGGAGGCCCGCCATGGCGTGGAGGTGCTGGGGCCCGTGCCGTATGTGGAGGATGCAAGAAAGCGCCGGATGGCGTTCCGGCGCGCGCTGGCGCCGCTGGTGCCCGAACGCGCGCGGGCCCGATAAATCGGCCTCCGGCGCGTTCGGCGGAAAGGTGCGTGCTACAGGTCGCGCAAGTTTTCGCGTGGTGGTGGCCGTGATCTGGACGTGCTGTTTTTTCCGCGCGAGAAAGCCGGCACGAATGGCGGACATCATCGACATCACGCTCCTCGCGGACGTCCGGCGCTTCTTCAAGAAGCTCATCGAACAGCGCGGGCTGTCCTACTTCCTCCAGAAAGACGGTCCGCGGCTGTTCCAGATTGAGCCGACGAAGGTCGAGCTGGTTCTACGCACCGCGATCCGCACCCGGAACCCGGAACTGCCCGCGCCCCATGAGAAGGCCGTCGAGCACTGCCGTTTGGAACTGCGCCGCGAGCTGATCCGCCGCGTGGCCAGCGCCATGCTCCAGACGGGGCTGTGAGCCGCTTCTCGCTCCGCACCGCCTTCCCGCGCACCCCCAACCCGCTCTCCCAGGCCGTCGCCGAGCGCCACGCGCGCGGGCTGCCCCTGCTGGACCTGGCGGAGACCAACCCCACCCGGGTGGGGCTGCCCCCACCGGACGTGGACCTCGGGGCCCTCCCCGGGCCCTTCCGCTACACGCCAGAGCCCTTCGGCCTGCCCACCGCGCGCGAGGCCGTGGCCGCGCACCTGCGCAAGCGGGGCGCGTCCGTGGACGCCGCGCACGTCGTCCTCTCCGCCAGCACCAGCGAGGCCTACGGCTGGCTCCTCAAGCTCCTGTGCGACCCGGGGGACAACGTTCTGCTCCCCGCGCCCGGCTACCCGCTGGTGGACGTCCTGGCGCGCCTGGAGGGCGTGCAGGCGCGCTCCTACCGGTTGCCCGCCGTGCACGGCTTCGGCCTGGACGCGGCCCGGGTGGAGGACTGCGTGGACGCCCGCACGCGCGCGGTGGTGGTGGTGAACCCCGGCAACCCCACCGGCCACTTCCTGCACGAGGGCGAACTCCACGCGCTCGCGGACGTGTGCGCGCGCCATGGCCTGGCGCTCGTCTGCGACGAGGTGTTCTCCGACTTCGCGTGGGATGAAGAAGAGGGGCGGGTGACGTCCGTGGCGGGGCGGAGGCTGCCGTGCCTGACGTTCTCGCTCTCCGGCCTGTCCAAGGTGGCGGGCCTGCCCGGCCTCAAGCTGGCGTGGCTGCACGTGGGCGGCCCCGCGCACGCGCGCGACGAGGCCCTGGCCCGGCTGGAGGACGTGGCGGACGCGGCGCTGTCGGTGGCCACGCCCGTGCAGCTCGCGCTGCCAGCGCTCCTCGCGAACGCGCCGCGCTTCCAGCAGGCGCTGCTGGAGCGGGTGGGGGACAACCGGGAGCGGTTGCTGCGAGCGCGTCCGGCGGACGCCGCGTGGGACGTGGTGCCCTCGCACGGCGGCTGGAGCGCGGTGCTGCGCATCCCCCATCACCCCGGAGAGGAGGCCACCTGCCTGCGGCTCCTGGAGGAGGGGGTGCGCGTGCAGCCGGGCTACTTCTACGACTTCGGCGGCGGTGCGTACCTCGTGCTGTCGCTGCTGCCGACGCCCGAGGTCTTCACCGCCGCCCTGGTGCCGCTCCTGCGCGTGCTCAGTCCGTCGGCGGATCGATGAGCTGCACGGTCCTGAAGGTGGTGCCCGTCACCTTGAACAACTCGTAGGGGGAGGGCGCCTCGCCCGTCTCGTTGTTGAAGTTCAGCTCGCCGCTGGCGCCCTTCACGTCGATGACCGCGCCGCCGCGCAGTGCCTCGCGCGCCGCGGTGAACTGCGTGGAGCCCAGGGGGTAGCTGGTCGCCGTCTGGCCGGAGGCGGGCGTCAGCTTCGTGAGCCCCTCCGCGATGCGCGGGCCGGTCACCGGCTGCGGGTTGTTGGTGTCCCCGCCCACCGCGTACGCCGAGCCCAGCGCCACGAGGTACATGGCGTCGTACGCGTGCGCGGTGAAGGAGTACTGCCCGGGGTCCGTGCTGTAGGCCGTGATGAAGCGGTCCGCGAAGAGCTTGTAGGTGGAGTCGTTGGGGCGCGCGGACGCGGGGGCCGTGCCGTACGTGCCCGAAAGCTCCGTCTCGACCTCCTTGCGGGAGGTCAGCAGCGTGCGGTCCTTGCTGGCGTCGGTGAGGAACCAGCGGTTGCCGAAGGCCGTGCCCACCTTCGCGTCGATGGCCTCCAGCAGCAGGCGCGAGTTGTCCTCGGGGAAGCCCGCCAGCACCGTCATGTCCGGCTTGAAGGACACCAGCCGGCTCACCGCGCCGCTCACGGCCTCGTTGCGGCTGTACTGCGCGCCCGCGACGTTGTCCTTGTTGGGGATGCGGTTCTGGATGGCGTCGAAGAGGCCCGTTCCGTACGAGTCACTGACGTACGCCACGCCCACCTTGGTCGGAGGGGTGAACGTCACGCCCGGGTCGTTGATGGGCGTGACGCCCTGGAGCACGTTCGCGATGACGCGGCCCTGGAGCACGTCCGAGGGCGTGGTGCGCCAGACCAGGCCCACGCTTCCGCCGTTCTTGTCCGACAGCGTGGTGAACGCGGAGCTCGTGGCCGTGTGGCTCATCAAGAGCACGTTCTTGGGCGTGGTGACCTCATGGATGGCGAGCGTCTGCGCGCTGCCCGCGCTGAAGAGCGCCACCGCGCCCTTGTCGTTCACCATCCAGTCCGCCTGCGTCACCGCCCGGCTCACGTCCGCGCCGGTGTCGCAGACGTACATGACGAACTGACGGCCACCCACGCCCTGCGCCTGGTTCACTTCATCCAGCGCCAGCTTCAGGCCGTTGAAGCGCTGCTGCTCGATCTCCGCGTTGCCGCTCGCGTTGGTGAGCGGCAGCGCCGCGCCCAGCACGATGGGGTTCGCCGCGGACGTGGCGCCCACCACCTGGCCGCAGCCCGCGGGCTGCGGCAGGCAGAACCCGGAGGTGCAGACGCTGTTGCTGCCGCAGTCGCTGCTCGTCGTGCATTCGGACAGGCCGCCCGCCGTGGTGAAGCTGCACCCGGACGACAGCAGCGCCATGCCCAACGTCATCATTCCCAGCGCGCGCATCAGAAACGACCCTCCATGCCGACCCCGGCGCCACGCGGTGCGAGCGTCACGCGGACCTCGCCCTGCGCGGGAGGGCCTTCCTTGGGATACAGGATGATGGCGGTGATGGCCCCCGCGAGCCCCACGCCGAAACCGATGTCCGCGAGCAGCGCCTTGCTCTTGGTGCTGTCCGACAGCCGCTGCTTGTCCGCGAGCGTGCTGGCGTTGTCGAACTGGTCGCGCTGGTCGCGCGCCTGCAGCCCGAAGAGCACGCCCGCGCCCACGCCCAGCACCGCCACGCCGCCCGTGGCGAACGCCGCGATGCGCTGGTTGCGGTAGGACTTGATGGCCCGGTTCAGCTCCGCCTGCCGCTGGCGCTCGCTCTCCTCCTCCGCGCGCCGGGCCGCGGCCTGCTCGGCCTCCGCCTGCTGCCGCGCGGCATCCGCCTCCGCCTCCAGGCGCTTCCGGTCCGCGTCCGCC
This DNA window, taken from Corallococcus coralloides DSM 2259, encodes the following:
- a CDS encoding ABC transporter substrate-binding protein codes for the protein MRALGMMTLGMALLSSGCSFTTAGGLSECTTSSDCGSNSVCTSGFCLPQPAGCGQVVGATSAANPIVLGAALPLTNASGNAEIEQQRFNGLKLALDEVNQAQGVGGRQFVMYVCDTGADVSRAVTQADWMVNDKGAVALFSAGSAQTLAIHEVTTPKNVLLMSHTATSSAFTTLSDKNGGSVGLVWRTTPSDVLQGRVIANVLQGVTPINDPGVTFTPPTKVGVAYVSDSYGTGLFDAIQNRIPNKDNVAGAQYSRNEAVSGAVSRLVSFKPDMTVLAGFPEDNSRLLLEAIDAKVGTAFGNRWFLTDASKDRTLLTSRKEVETELSGTYGTAPASARPNDSTYKLFADRFITAYSTDPGQYSFTAHAYDAMYLVALGSAYAVGGDTNNPQPVTGPRIAEGLTKLTPASGQTATSYPLGSTQFTAAREALRGGAVIDVKGASGELNFNNETGEAPSPYELFKVTGTTFRTVQLIDPPTD
- the bioD gene encoding dethiobiotin synthase, coding for MAPDSLQFFVTGTDTGVGKTQVSCALLSLLKDAGHAPQGFKPYESGCASLKAPSDALAMREAAGSTLPVEAICPHRFKAPLAPGIAASRLGTEPDFRVTLAAWKQLKGGSVVVEGAGGLFVPVDSKRDVVDLIQTFRLPVVLVARAGLGTLNHVALSLEALAARKVSVRAVVLSRGVPGRDLAERDNRRYLEARHGVEVLGPVPYVEDARKRRMAFRRALAPLVPERARAR
- a CDS encoding tetratricopeptide repeat protein; the protein is MRLVFVLSLALALAPGSALAQRGGSKVNVQALLKEGKRLYDAGKYREAAEALKQANEAQPHPRLVYNIAVALEYAGEPREAMTFYRQYVTSSSEDTDPTLLKNSNRAIDRLRVQLDREDQAQAVADADRKRLEAEADAARQQAEAEQAAARRAEEESERQRQAELNRAIKSYRNQRIAAFATGGVAVLGVGAGVLFGLQARDQRDQFDNASTLADKQRLSDSTKSKALLADIGFGVGLAGAITAIILYPKEGPPAQGEVRVTLAPRGAGVGMEGRF
- a CDS encoding pyridoxal phosphate-dependent aminotransferase translates to MSRFSLRTAFPRTPNPLSQAVAERHARGLPLLDLAETNPTRVGLPPPDVDLGALPGPFRYTPEPFGLPTAREAVAAHLRKRGASVDAAHVVLSASTSEAYGWLLKLLCDPGDNVLLPAPGYPLVDVLARLEGVQARSYRLPAVHGFGLDAARVEDCVDARTRAVVVVNPGNPTGHFLHEGELHALADVCARHGLALVCDEVFSDFAWDEEEGRVTSVAGRRLPCLTFSLSGLSKVAGLPGLKLAWLHVGGPAHARDEALARLEDVADAALSVATPVQLALPALLANAPRFQQALLERVGDNRERLLRARPADAAWDVVPSHGGWSAVLRIPHHPGEEATCLRLLEEGVRVQPGYFYDFGGGAYLVLSLLPTPEVFTAALVPLLRVLSPSADR